In Flavobacterium sp. N1736, the following are encoded in one genomic region:
- a CDS encoding tetratricopeptide repeat protein — protein MATYNKRGYKAPKEKEVKEVNEETQVIIDEKDSTTAGVFSKLDETASRTEDWVAKNQKIIIGLVAGIAVATIGYLAYQKFIEAPKQDEAANEMFVAQQNFQKATDGVASDSLYKLALNGSEGKFGFIKIAEEYSGTDAGNLANYYAGMAYLNTGKFDDAIKYLGEFKSEDLILSALAKGAIGDAYSQKNQQKEALEYYVKAAESNKNDFTTPRFLLKAGKTAIALGQKEDALKYLTDIKENYDTTPEAASVDVLIGLAQ, from the coding sequence ATGGCTACTTACAATAAAAGAGGATATAAAGCACCAAAAGAAAAGGAAGTTAAAGAAGTAAATGAAGAAACACAGGTAATCATTGACGAAAAAGACAGCACAACGGCTGGTGTTTTTTCAAAATTAGATGAAACTGCTTCAAGAACTGAGGATTGGGTTGCTAAAAATCAAAAAATCATTATTGGTTTAGTTGCCGGTATTGCAGTTGCTACTATTGGATATTTGGCTTACCAAAAATTTATCGAAGCTCCTAAACAAGACGAAGCTGCAAATGAAATGTTTGTTGCTCAACAAAACTTTCAAAAAGCGACAGACGGTGTAGCAAGCGATTCATTATACAAATTGGCTTTAAATGGTTCTGAAGGTAAATTCGGTTTCATTAAAATTGCTGAAGAATATTCTGGAACAGATGCTGGAAACCTGGCTAACTATTATGCTGGTATGGCTTATTTAAATACTGGTAAATTTGACGATGCAATTAAATATTTAGGTGAATTTAAATCTGAAGATTTAATTTTAAGCGCTTTGGCAAAAGGTGCAATTGGAGATGCTTATTCTCAAAAAAATCAACAAAAAGAAGCTCTTGAGTATTATGTAAAAGCTGCTGAATCTAATAAAAACGACTTTACAACACCTCGTTTCTTATTAAAAGCCGGAAAAACAGCTATTGCTTTAGGACAAAAAGAAGATGCTTTAAAGTATTTAACAGATATTAAAGAAAACTACGATACAACTCCGGAAGCTGCTTCTGTTGATGTATTGATTGGATTAGCACAATAA
- the recF gene encoding DNA replication/repair protein RecF (All proteins in this family for which functions are known are DNA-binding proteins that assist the filamentation of RecA onto DNA for the initiation of recombination or recombinational repair.) has translation MHLNKISLFNYKNFSEASFEFDNKINCFVGKNGIGKTNVLDAIYHLAYGKSYFNPLAVQNIKHGEEFFVIDAELEKNGRTEQIVCSLKKGQKKILKRNGKAYDKFSDHIGFIPLVIISPADRDLIVEGSETRRKFMDSVISQLDSTYLHQLIQYQKIIAQRNALLKYFALNHVFDNDTLSIYNEQLDGFGKSIFEKRKDFLEQFIPIFNIHHQAITGSEETVQLVYESHLFEKDLLTILRENINKDRALHYTSAGIHKDDLSFEIDSHPIKKFGSQGQQKSFLIALKLAQFEFLKKQSGVKPLLLFDDIFDKLDETRVSKIIEMVNSETFGQLFISDTHPERTEAIVKSTHQSYKIFNL, from the coding sequence ATGCATTTAAACAAAATTTCTTTATTCAATTATAAAAATTTCTCCGAAGCCAGTTTTGAATTCGATAACAAGATTAATTGTTTCGTGGGCAAAAACGGAATCGGAAAAACAAATGTGCTTGATGCTATTTATCATTTAGCTTACGGAAAAAGTTATTTTAATCCGCTTGCCGTGCAAAATATCAAACATGGAGAAGAATTTTTTGTTATTGATGCCGAATTAGAAAAAAATGGAAGAACCGAACAAATTGTCTGCAGCTTAAAAAAGGGACAAAAAAAAATCCTGAAAAGAAACGGAAAGGCTTACGATAAATTCTCTGATCATATTGGTTTTATTCCTTTGGTAATTATTTCTCCCGCCGATCGTGATTTAATTGTGGAAGGAAGTGAAACACGCCGTAAATTTATGGACAGCGTGATTTCGCAATTAGATTCTACATATCTTCATCAGCTTATTCAATATCAAAAAATAATTGCACAGCGAAATGCCTTGTTGAAATATTTTGCGCTGAATCATGTTTTCGACAATGATACCTTATCTATATATAATGAGCAATTGGATGGTTTTGGAAAGTCTATTTTTGAAAAGAGAAAAGATTTCCTCGAACAATTTATACCTATATTTAATATACATCATCAGGCCATAACCGGATCTGAAGAAACGGTACAATTGGTTTATGAAAGTCATTTGTTCGAAAAAGACTTATTGACTATTTTACGCGAAAATATTAATAAAGATCGTGCTTTGCATTATACAAGTGCGGGAATTCATAAAGATGATTTATCGTTTGAAATTGATTCGCATCCAATAAAGAAATTTGGATCGCAAGGTCAGCAAAAATCTTTTTTGATCGCTTTGAAACTGGCTCAATTCGAATTCCTGAAAAAACAAAGTGGTGTAAAACCATTATTGCTTTTTGATGATATTTTTGATAAACTCGATGAAACACGCGTTTCTAAAATTATCGAAATGGTGAATAGCGAAACTTTCGGACAGCTTTTTATTTCTGATACACATCCGGAACGAACCGAAGCTATCGTAAAATCAACACATCAGAGTTATAAAATATTTAATTTGTGA
- a CDS encoding DUF2461 domain-containing protein gives MLTKESLQFLDDLKINNNRDWFQDNKKRYEVFKKDYHQLVSDFLDVMKPLDPSLELLEVKNCTFRINRDIRFSKDKSPYKAHLGVWISGGTKGLNRAGYYVHIEKGASFIAGGFYSPESEDLKKVRKEIAFFHDDLEAILADKNFKKEFGSLDVNENNSLKNPPRGYEKDHPAIEFLKLKSFTAAQKYDISEVTKKDFVAKMSQKLIALKPLNEFINRALDTDEF, from the coding sequence ATGCTAACGAAAGAATCATTGCAATTTTTAGACGATTTAAAAATCAACAATAATAGAGATTGGTTTCAGGATAATAAGAAACGATACGAGGTTTTCAAAAAAGATTATCATCAATTGGTAAGTGATTTTCTTGATGTTATGAAACCACTTGATCCTTCATTAGAATTATTGGAAGTTAAAAATTGTACTTTTCGAATCAATCGTGATATTCGGTTTTCAAAAGATAAATCTCCTTACAAAGCTCATTTAGGCGTTTGGATCTCTGGCGGAACGAAAGGTTTAAATCGTGCCGGATATTATGTACATATTGAAAAAGGCGCGAGTTTCATTGCCGGTGGATTCTATTCGCCGGAATCTGAAGATTTAAAAAAAGTACGTAAAGAAATTGCGTTTTTCCATGATGATTTAGAAGCAATTTTAGCCGATAAAAATTTCAAAAAAGAATTTGGGAGCTTAGATGTCAACGAAAATAATTCGCTCAAAAATCCACCAAGAGGTTATGAAAAAGACCATCCTGCAATTGAGTTTTTAAAATTGAAAAGCTTCACCGCTGCTCAAAAATATGATATTAGCGAAGTGACCAAAAAAGATTTTGTTGCTAAAATGAGTCAGAAACTGATCGCTTTAAAACCTTTAAACGAATTTATTAATCGTGCTTTAGACACGGATGAATTTTAA
- a CDS encoding glycosyltransferase: protein MKRKILFLGESYRADAITWMKGLKEFGDFDIITWELQTPNNSKLNRFKRIAEYFFSPISIRKIIRQQKPDMVIAERTTSYGFLAALSGSKTIAIAQQGRTDLWPEGSVLLPFKKFIQKYAFKKAHLIHAWGPVMTISMKEIGVDMTKVLVIPKGIDLTLFSPSVTNSNKIEAIVTRSLQPEYRHDSILKAFAILHQKGIDFSLTIVGDGTRLQFLKDLAKDLHIENKVIFTGRIPNTELPKLLQQSNIYISMPITEGVSASLFEAMACNCYPVVSDIPGNQSWIKHRKNGQLIEIDNVEILAEELIWSFENTESRNNAILENRKFVEENANYDINMKVISDKYHELLDSRN from the coding sequence ATGAAAAGAAAAATACTTTTTCTGGGAGAATCTTATCGCGCCGATGCCATAACCTGGATGAAAGGTTTAAAAGAATTTGGCGATTTTGACATTATAACCTGGGAACTTCAAACTCCAAATAATTCAAAACTCAACCGTTTTAAGCGTATTGCAGAATATTTCTTCTCTCCTATTTCAATTCGGAAAATTATTCGACAACAAAAACCGGATATGGTTATTGCCGAAAGAACAACGAGTTATGGTTTTCTTGCCGCATTATCAGGATCTAAAACTATTGCAATTGCGCAACAAGGCCGAACTGATTTATGGCCTGAAGGTTCTGTTTTATTGCCTTTTAAGAAATTTATTCAGAAATATGCTTTTAAAAAAGCGCATTTAATACATGCCTGGGGTCCGGTTATGACAATTTCTATGAAAGAAATTGGTGTAGATATGACCAAAGTTTTGGTTATCCCGAAAGGAATTGACTTGACACTTTTTTCTCCTTCTGTTACTAATTCAAATAAAATTGAAGCTATTGTAACGCGTTCTCTGCAACCGGAATATCGCCATGATTCTATTTTGAAAGCCTTTGCAATTTTACATCAAAAAGGAATTGATTTTTCGTTAACGATTGTTGGCGACGGAACTCGTTTGCAATTTTTAAAAGATTTAGCCAAAGATTTACACATCGAGAACAAAGTGATTTTTACAGGAAGAATCCCGAATACTGAACTTCCTAAATTATTACAACAATCGAATATTTATATCAGCATGCCAATTACCGAAGGCGTTTCGGCATCATTATTTGAAGCAATGGCATGTAATTGTTATCCGGTCGTTTCAGATATTCCCGGAAACCAAAGCTGGATCAAACATCGTAAAAACGGGCAATTAATCGAAATTGATAATGTCGAAATACTGGCAGAAGAATTGATCTGGTCTTTTGAAAATACTGAATCTCGAAATAACGCCATTTTAGAAAACAGAAAATTTGTTGAAGAGAATGCTAATTATGATATTAATATGAAGGTCATTTCAGATAAATATCATGAGTTGCTGGATTCTCGAAATTAA
- the murB gene encoding UDP-N-acetylmuramate dehydrogenase, with translation MEIQSNFSLKNYNTFGIEAKAKQFVAVHSVAELKTILEENKNEKKFILGGGSNMLLTKDIDALVIHIDLKGKKIIKEDDDFVWVESQAGETWHDFVLYTIENNFGGLENMSLIPGNVGTTPVQNIGAYGAEIKDTFVSCEAMNIETQEMKTFTNPECNFGYRESIFKNDVKDQYIITSVVYKLTKHNHKINTSYGDITAELAKNNVTTPTLKDVSNAVIAIRQSKLPDPKELGNSGSFFKNPILLKSDFEKIHQKFPEMKYYEVSETEVKVPAGWLIEQAGFKGKRFGDAGVHKNQALVLVNYGNATGQEILAVSRDVQKTVFEIFGIHIEAEVNVI, from the coding sequence ATGGAAATCCAATCCAATTTTTCTTTAAAAAACTACAATACTTTTGGCATTGAAGCCAAAGCAAAACAATTCGTTGCTGTACATTCAGTTGCTGAATTGAAAACTATTTTAGAAGAAAACAAAAACGAGAAAAAATTTATTCTTGGAGGCGGAAGCAACATGCTTTTAACAAAAGATATCGATGCTTTGGTAATTCATATTGATTTAAAAGGCAAAAAAATCATTAAAGAAGACGATGATTTTGTTTGGGTCGAAAGTCAGGCCGGCGAAACGTGGCACGATTTCGTACTTTATACCATCGAAAACAATTTTGGAGGTTTAGAAAACATGTCATTGATTCCGGGAAATGTGGGTACAACTCCGGTTCAGAATATTGGCGCTTACGGAGCAGAGATAAAAGACACTTTTGTTTCGTGTGAAGCAATGAATATCGAAACTCAGGAAATGAAAACTTTTACAAATCCTGAATGCAATTTTGGTTACAGAGAAAGTATCTTTAAAAATGACGTTAAAGATCAATATATTATTACATCAGTAGTTTATAAACTGACAAAACACAATCATAAAATCAATACTTCATACGGAGATATTACGGCTGAATTGGCTAAAAACAATGTTACAACTCCAACTTTAAAAGATGTGAGTAACGCGGTAATTGCCATCAGACAAAGTAAATTACCGGATCCGAAAGAGCTTGGAAATAGCGGAAGTTTCTTTAAAAATCCGATTTTATTGAAATCTGATTTTGAAAAAATCCACCAGAAGTTTCCTGAAATGAAATATTATGAAGTTTCTGAAACGGAAGTAAAAGTTCCGGCGGGCTGGTTAATTGAGCAAGCCGGTTTTAAAGGAAAACGTTTTGGAGATGCCGGAGTGCATAAAAATCAGGCTTTGGTTTTAGTCAATTATGGAAATGCAACTGGACAGGAAATTTTAGCTGTTTCGAGAGATGTTCAAAAAACTGTTTTTGAAATTTTTGGAATTCATATTGAAGCTGAAGTTAATGTGATTTAA
- a CDS encoding FMN-binding negative transcriptional regulator gives MYTPNLYKNEDPESIRAFLKENSFGILINQTNGKLCATHIPIELELNADGKEILQGHISKLNPQAEGFAENDQVLVVFTGPHSYISSSWYDHENVPTWNYIAVHVYGRIKIVDETATIEQLKKLVDKYEANSVNPVRVEDLSVKTMREARGIFGFEIEIDEIQATKKLSQNRDDHNYKNIISELEKTENPQSIAVAKEMSKCRK, from the coding sequence ATGTATACACCTAACTTATACAAAAATGAAGATCCGGAATCAATCAGAGCTTTTTTGAAAGAAAATAGTTTTGGGATTTTGATTAATCAGACGAACGGAAAATTATGTGCAACGCATATTCCGATAGAACTTGAATTGAATGCTGACGGAAAAGAAATTCTGCAAGGACATATTTCAAAATTAAATCCGCAAGCTGAAGGTTTTGCCGAAAATGATCAGGTTTTAGTTGTATTTACTGGTCCGCATAGTTATATTTCTTCATCATGGTATGATCATGAAAATGTACCAACATGGAATTATATAGCCGTACATGTTTATGGACGAATAAAGATTGTAGATGAAACGGCGACGATAGAACAACTCAAAAAATTGGTTGACAAGTATGAAGCTAATTCAGTAAACCCAGTTAGGGTCGAAGATTTATCAGTAAAAACAATGCGTGAAGCCAGAGGAATTTTTGGTTTTGAGATTGAAATTGATGAAATCCAGGCCACTAAAAAGCTGTCTCAAAACCGCGATGATCACAATTATAAAAATATAATCTCCGAACTGGAAAAAACTGAAAACCCTCAGTCTATTGCTGTTGCGAAAGAAATGTCGAAATGCCGAAAGTAA
- a CDS encoding glycosyltransferase: MLIYIFYFFIAIVVVQLFYYLGVFGKFAFAKPQTITPKNIPVSVIVCAKNEEKNVTNYIPLLAEQNYPDFEIVLIDDASSDETLEVFEEYEKKYSNIRLVKVQNNEAFWGNKKYALTLGIKASKKEYLLFTDADCYPTSKDWITAMASQFTTEKTIVLGYGGYEKKENSLLNKVIRFETILTAVQYFSWAKSGLPYMGVGRNLAYKKEEFFNVNGFIDHIQVRSGDDDLFINQAATKANTTIAYSPESFTYSKPKESYKAWFIQKRRHTSTANYYKFFDKMQLGLFYSSQLFFFLTVIVLLAFQFQWIAVVALLATRYTIVWIVMGFSAGKFRERDLKIWFPIVEIMLIFTQINIFITNIFSKPVHWK; this comes from the coding sequence ATGCTTATATATATATTTTACTTTTTTATTGCCATAGTTGTTGTGCAGCTTTTTTATTATCTTGGTGTTTTTGGCAAATTTGCTTTTGCTAAACCACAAACTATTACGCCAAAAAACATTCCTGTTTCTGTAATTGTATGTGCTAAAAACGAAGAAAAAAACGTTACAAATTATATTCCGTTATTAGCAGAACAGAATTATCCTGATTTTGAAATCGTATTAATTGATGATGCATCAAGCGACGAAACGCTGGAAGTTTTTGAAGAATACGAAAAAAAATATTCCAATATTCGTTTGGTTAAAGTACAAAATAACGAAGCTTTTTGGGGAAATAAAAAATATGCGTTAACGTTAGGAATAAAAGCGTCTAAAAAAGAATATTTATTGTTTACCGACGCTGATTGTTATCCAACTTCAAAAGACTGGATTACTGCTATGGCTTCGCAATTTACTACAGAAAAAACGATTGTTTTAGGATATGGCGGTTATGAAAAAAAGGAGAATTCTTTATTAAATAAAGTTATCCGATTTGAAACTATACTTACTGCTGTTCAATACTTTTCATGGGCAAAATCAGGTTTACCATACATGGGAGTTGGCAGAAATTTAGCCTATAAAAAAGAAGAGTTTTTTAATGTAAACGGTTTTATAGATCATATTCAGGTTCGTTCCGGCGATGATGATTTATTTATAAATCAAGCTGCAACAAAAGCCAATACCACGATTGCTTATAGTCCTGAAAGTTTCACTTATTCTAAACCAAAAGAATCATACAAAGCCTGGTTTATTCAAAAAAGAAGACATACCTCTACAGCAAACTATTACAAGTTTTTTGACAAAATGCAATTGGGTCTTTTCTATAGTTCACAATTATTCTTCTTTTTAACAGTTATAGTATTACTGGCTTTCCAATTTCAATGGATCGCCGTAGTGGCACTATTGGCAACCCGTTACACAATTGTGTGGATTGTAATGGGATTTTCTGCCGGAAAATTTAGAGAGAGAGATCTTAAAATTTGGTTTCCTATTGTTGAAATCATGCTTATATTCACACAAATTAATATCTTTATAACTAATATCTTTTCAAAACCTGTACATTGGAAATAA
- a CDS encoding RNA polymerase sigma factor, with protein MEINSKIEKAKKGDQIAFTFLLDFYWNEVYSFMLKRTENETIAEDITIETFSKAFDKIGSYNPEFQFNTWLIAIAKNVYIDLLRKKKTNLFIEITDAEDQQAYNIADPTPSAEDALIKEQNLSRLLQCIKELKPHYQEVIHLRYFQEMTYQEIALKIDEPLSNVKVKLLRAKKLLAEIIERNR; from the coding sequence TTGGAAATAAATTCTAAAATAGAGAAAGCTAAAAAAGGCGACCAGATTGCCTTTACTTTTTTATTAGATTTTTATTGGAATGAAGTGTACAGTTTTATGCTAAAACGTACCGAAAACGAAACGATTGCAGAAGATATTACTATCGAAACTTTCTCAAAAGCTTTTGACAAAATAGGATCTTATAATCCTGAATTTCAATTCAATACATGGTTAATCGCAATCGCGAAAAATGTCTATATTGATTTATTGCGAAAAAAGAAAACCAATCTTTTTATTGAAATTACAGATGCCGAAGATCAACAAGCTTACAACATCGCCGACCCTACTCCATCGGCGGAAGATGCTTTGATTAAAGAGCAAAATCTATCGCGTTTACTGCAATGTATTAAGGAATTAAAGCCGCATTATCAGGAAGTAATTCATTTACGTTACTTTCAGGAAATGACGTATCAGGAAATTGCACTCAAGATTGATGAGCCTTTAAGCAATGTAAAAGTAAAATTACTTCGAGCTAAAAAATTATTAGCAGAAATCATCGAACGTAACAGATAA
- a CDS encoding energy transducer TonB, with protein sequence MSKSSIYESKWTNLVFENKNKEYGAYQLRQESSKTSITALFMALLLIAALGSISMLISKFRAVDIVQGPLIIDEPIVPVLIDPTIVQPKTEEAVAPPVQQQIAEPTTNVQLINPVVTATQDAVQDIAPNTENHAVVDNTSTGTGTSVNTLPSTGNGGGEGIQPADTGDSVLSTAALDKMPEFPGGMAKFYAYVGNNFTRPELDAERTLKVYVSFVIEKDGSITDIMVRNDPGYGVGKEAIRVLKSLKTKWSPGILNGKAVRTAYNLPITIKTEAE encoded by the coding sequence ATGTCTAAATCTAGTATCTACGAATCCAAGTGGACCAATCTTGTTTTCGAAAACAAAAACAAAGAGTATGGAGCGTATCAATTGCGCCAGGAAAGTTCCAAAACATCTATTACAGCACTATTTATGGCGTTGCTTTTAATTGCAGCTTTAGGAAGCATATCGATGCTAATTAGCAAATTCAGAGCGGTTGACATTGTTCAAGGACCACTAATTATTGATGAGCCAATAGTTCCTGTATTAATAGATCCAACTATTGTACAGCCAAAAACAGAAGAAGCGGTAGCGCCACCTGTTCAGCAACAAATTGCAGAACCAACAACTAATGTACAATTAATAAATCCGGTTGTTACAGCTACTCAGGATGCGGTACAAGATATCGCGCCAAACACGGAGAACCATGCTGTTGTAGACAATACTTCGACAGGAACAGGAACTTCTGTTAACACATTGCCATCAACTGGTAACGGTGGTGGAGAAGGAATTCAACCTGCAGATACAGGAGATTCTGTTTTGAGCACAGCTGCATTAGACAAAATGCCTGAATTTCCAGGTGGAATGGCGAAGTTTTATGCTTATGTTGGAAACAATTTTACAAGACCAGAATTAGATGCTGAAAGAACACTAAAAGTGTACGTTTCATTTGTAATCGAAAAAGATGGTTCTATAACTGACATCATGGTGAGAAATGATCCTGGTTACGGAGTTGGCAAAGAAGCTATTCGAGTTTTAAAATCATTAAAAACAAAATGGAGTCCGGGAATCTTAAACGGTAAAGCAGTACGAACTGCATATAATCTTCCAATTACAATAAAAACAGAAGCAGAATAA
- a CDS encoding PH domain-containing protein, producing the protein MGIFSALLGNAGAVSQEDLIKKYGQLLTDNEEVEMGFKLIRDTFIFTNKRLILVDVQGITGSKTEYKSISYKSITRFSVETAGTFDLDAELKIWVSSELQPSIVKQFTKSVNVYEVQKVLAHHVLG; encoded by the coding sequence ATGGGAATATTTTCAGCACTTCTTGGTAACGCTGGCGCAGTTAGTCAGGAAGATTTAATTAAAAAATACGGTCAGCTTTTAACTGATAACGAAGAAGTAGAAATGGGATTTAAATTAATTCGTGATACTTTTATCTTTACTAATAAAAGATTAATTCTTGTTGATGTACAAGGAATAACGGGAAGTAAAACAGAATATAAATCAATTAGTTATAAAAGCATTACTCGTTTTAGCGTAGAAACTGCCGGAACTTTTGATCTTGATGCCGAATTAAAAATTTGGGTTTCAAGTGAGTTACAGCCAAGTATTGTAAAGCAGTTTACTAAATCTGTAAATGTGTATGAAGTGCAAAAAGTATTGGCACATCACGTTTTAGGATAA
- a CDS encoding M48 family metalloprotease: MKKNLIVIGVLFASFGVTKMNAQINFGEKAIGAVQKGVTGFTFSNADAAALSKAAVDKMDTENEVAAATDGYAIRLNRVFGKHTTGDGYTLNYKVYKLKEVNAFATADGSVRVYSGLMDIMDDNELLAVIGHEIGHVANHDSQDAIKAAYKKEALMDAAASQSTTVASVTDSQLGKIGSSIIDSKFSRKQEAEADLFSYNFLKKNGYNINAEESAFRILAKMSEGTQASFIDQMMSSHPDSKQRADDAKKRAEKDGVYKAYVQQKIVNTAPVVKTTTKKTTTTKKTTTTKKK; encoded by the coding sequence ATGAAAAAGAATTTAATTGTAATAGGAGTTTTATTTGCCTCGTTTGGAGTTACTAAAATGAATGCGCAAATTAATTTTGGAGAAAAAGCAATAGGAGCTGTTCAAAAAGGTGTTACAGGTTTTACTTTCAGTAACGCCGATGCTGCCGCATTATCTAAAGCTGCGGTTGATAAAATGGATACTGAAAATGAAGTCGCTGCTGCAACAGATGGATACGCTATAAGATTGAATAGAGTTTTTGGAAAACATACTACCGGCGATGGCTATACTTTAAACTATAAAGTATACAAATTAAAAGAAGTAAATGCCTTTGCTACCGCAGATGGAAGCGTTCGTGTATATTCAGGATTAATGGATATTATGGATGATAATGAATTGCTTGCTGTAATTGGTCACGAAATTGGTCACGTTGCAAATCATGATTCTCAGGACGCTATTAAAGCGGCTTATAAAAAAGAAGCTTTAATGGATGCGGCGGCTTCACAATCAACAACAGTTGCAAGTGTTACAGATAGCCAGTTAGGAAAAATTGGAAGCTCTATTATTGATAGTAAATTTAGCCGTAAGCAAGAAGCTGAGGCAGATTTGTTTTCTTATAATTTCTTGAAAAAGAATGGTTATAATATAAATGCAGAAGAATCTGCTTTCAGAATTTTGGCAAAAATGAGTGAAGGAACCCAAGCTTCATTTATTGATCAAATGATGAGTTCGCACCCGGACTCTAAACAAAGAGCTGATGATGCTAAGAAAAGAGCAGAGAAAGATGGTGTTTATAAAGCTTATGTACAGCAAAAAATTGTAAATACTGCTCCGGTTGTAAAAACAACAACAAAAAAGACTACAACTACTAAAAAAACAACAACCACTAAAAAGAAATAA